In the Burkholderia contaminans genome, GTCGCCGCTCATTTCATTACAATTGCAAATGATTCTCATTACATATATTATTCGCGTCCCGGTCGTGGCAAAACGCTGTGGCCCGCACCCGATCCTTAGCACTCCGTCTCGCACCGATTCATGCCATCCCGCCGACCACCCCGCCGCGCCCGGACCCTGCGCCCGTGGCGCACGAGCCTGCCTGCCCTGATCACCCTGTGCGTCGCGAGCGGCACGCATGCGTCCGCCGCCGAACGCGCCGACGCCGAGCCCGCCGCCTCCGCCTCCGCCACCACGCCCGCGCCACCGGCCGCGCGCGAACTGCCGGCCATCAGCGTCAGCGCATCGGCAACCGCCGATCCGACGGTCGGCTATCAGCCGCGCACCACGAGCATCACGGGCGGCGACAACCGGTCGATCAAGGAAATTCCGCAATCGGTCGCAGTGGTCAGCAGCAGCGTGATGCAGGACCAGCAGGCGCGCTCGCTCGACGACGTGCTCGGCAACATCAGCGGCGTCACGCAAACGAACACGCTCGGCGGCACGCGCGACGCGTTCATCAAGCGCGGCTTCGGGTCGAACAACGACGGCTCCGTGCTCGTCGACGGCGTGCGCACGCCGGTGCTGCACAGCTATCTGGCCACGATCGACCGCGTCGAAGTGCTGAAAGGCCCGGCGTCGCTGCTCTACGGGATGCAGGATCCGGGCGGCGTGATCAACCTCGTCACGCGCAAGCCGGAAGACACGTTCGGTGGCTCGATCTCGGCCTCCCGCACGAGCCACGGCGGCAGCAGCGCGACGTTCGACCTCACGGGCCCGCTCGGCCACCCGGGCCAGGTCGCCGGCGGCACGCTCGCGTTCCGGCTGACCGGGCAATACGACACGAGCCGCTACTGGCGCAGCTTCGGCCGCCAGCGCGACGCGCTGATCGCGCCCGCGCTGTCGTGGCACGACGCGAACACGTCGATCGACGTCAGCTACCAGTACGTCGACTACACGACGCCGTTCGATCGCGGCACCGTGCTCGTGAACGGCCAGCTCGACGATGCGCTGCGCTATCGCCGCTACGAGGAGGCGTGGTCTCAGAGCAGCGGTATCCAGGAAACGCTGCGTGCGCGCATCGAGCACCGCTTCTCCGATGTGTGGCGCGTGCGTGCGACCTACGGCTGGGGCCGCGACCGCTACGATCAAACCATCACTCGCGCCACCGCGTTCAACAGCGCGACCGGCGCACTGACGCGCTCGTCCGACGCGAACCTCGGGCGCAACGATTCCGACCAGATCGCGACCCTCGGCCTGCTCGGCAACGTGACGCTCGCCGGGATGAACCACGCGATCTACATCGGCGGCGAATACGAGCGGCAGCGCAGCTTCCGCGGCGACACGATCCGTGGCAAGGCGACCAAGGGCTTCAACCTGTACGACCCCGTGTACGACCTGCTCGCACCGGGCGGCATACCCATCCCGAAGCAAAGCGATTCGCGCTCGGTGGTGCATGCGTATTCGATGGTCGTGCAGGACTCGGTGAAGC is a window encoding:
- a CDS encoding TonB-dependent siderophore receptor; protein product: MPSRRPPRRARTLRPWRTSLPALITLCVASGTHASAAERADAEPAASASATTPAPPAARELPAISVSASATADPTVGYQPRTTSITGGDNRSIKEIPQSVAVVSSSVMQDQQARSLDDVLGNISGVTQTNTLGGTRDAFIKRGFGSNNDGSVLVDGVRTPVLHSYLATIDRVEVLKGPASLLYGMQDPGGVINLVTRKPEDTFGGSISASRTSHGGSSATFDLTGPLGHPGQVAGGTLAFRLTGQYDTSRYWRSFGRQRDALIAPALSWHDANTSIDVSYQYVDYTTPFDRGTVLVNGQLDDALRYRRYEEAWSQSSGIQETLRARIEHRFSDVWRVRATYGWGRDRYDQTITRATAFNSATGALTRSSDANLGRNDSDQIATLGLLGNVTLAGMNHAIYIGGEYERQRSFRGDTIRGKATKGFNLYDPVYDLLAPGGIPIPKQSDSRSVVHAYSMVVQDSVKLTDRLTAVGGLRWENWQQESGMGRPFVFADRSRGTVWLPQFGLAYALTPALTAYANVSRSFKPNVATNVAAPLAPEYGRVLEAGLKFSLKPAITGTLAVYQIDKRNVAVTVGDLTSTIGTARSRGIELDVAGQITRHLSVIGSYAYTNATDRDSNTPLTNVARHTGSLFAVYDTAIANLPGRWRFGGGARLVGKRSGDTANSFTLPGYVTVDAFAAYETTIGKFPTRFQLNVKNLLDKTYYPSSNNNLIIAVGEPRLVTLTTTVSF